A stretch of the Bacillaceae bacterium S4-13-56 genome encodes the following:
- the miaB gene encoding tRNA (N6-isopentenyl adenosine(37)-C2)-methylthiotransferase MiaB, with product MNEQQRKAGQQIKAVDSADKKSDVKKSLAEKTTADYAKYFETTYQPPSLKEAKRRGKENVEVYYDFDVPEDIKGIGKGKKFLIRTYGCQMNEHDSEVMAGILTNLGYEPTTDTKDADIILLNTCAIRENAENKVFGEIGHLKPLKMENPDLIIGVCGCMSQEESVVNRILQKHQFVDLIFGTHNIHRLPQLLKEAYFGKEMVIEVWSKEGDIIENLPRKREGKIKAWVNIMYGCDKFCTYCIVPFTRGKERSRQPQDIIQEVRQLAAQGYKEITLLGQNVNAYGKDFTDKKYGLGDLMDEIRKINIPRVRFTTSHPRDFDDRLIEVLAKGGNLLDHIHLPVQSGSSEVLKLMSRKYTRESYLELARKIKAAIPNVSLTTDIIVGFPNETDEQFEETLSLVKEVGYESAYTFIYSPREGTPAAKMKDNVPMEVKKERLQRLNALVNEQSAAAMKKYQGQIVEVLVEGESKNNPDVLAGYTEKNKLVNFRAPKSAIGQIVKVKIIEAKTWSLNGEMIEEEMEVKSS from the coding sequence ATGAATGAACAGCAAAGAAAAGCTGGTCAACAAATAAAAGCGGTGGATTCAGCGGACAAAAAATCCGATGTGAAAAAATCGTTAGCAGAAAAGACAACAGCTGATTATGCTAAATATTTTGAAACAACCTATCAACCTCCTTCTTTAAAAGAAGCTAAAAGAAGGGGAAAAGAAAATGTGGAAGTCTATTATGACTTTGATGTTCCAGAAGACATTAAAGGTATAGGAAAAGGAAAAAAATTTTTAATTCGCACCTACGGCTGTCAAATGAATGAACATGATTCAGAGGTAATGGCTGGTATTCTAACAAATCTAGGTTATGAGCCTACCACTGATACGAAAGATGCGGATATTATTCTTTTAAATACTTGTGCCATACGAGAAAATGCCGAAAATAAGGTGTTTGGAGAAATCGGGCATTTAAAACCATTAAAAATGGAAAATCCTGATTTAATAATTGGAGTATGCGGATGTATGTCACAGGAAGAATCTGTAGTGAATCGCATCTTACAGAAGCACCAGTTCGTTGATTTGATTTTCGGAACCCATAACATTCACCGTTTACCACAGCTCTTGAAAGAAGCCTATTTTGGCAAAGAAATGGTTATAGAGGTTTGGTCTAAAGAAGGAGATATTATTGAAAATCTCCCTAGAAAACGTGAAGGAAAGATCAAAGCATGGGTTAACATTATGTACGGTTGTGACAAGTTCTGTACCTACTGTATTGTGCCTTTTACCAGAGGAAAAGAGAGAAGCCGCCAGCCTCAAGATATTATACAAGAAGTAAGACAGTTAGCGGCACAAGGTTATAAGGAAATCACTCTTCTTGGCCAAAATGTAAATGCATACGGTAAAGATTTTACTGATAAAAAATATGGTCTTGGGGATTTAATGGATGAAATTCGAAAAATTAACATTCCAAGAGTACGTTTTACAACCTCACATCCAAGAGATTTTGACGATCGATTAATAGAAGTACTTGCTAAAGGTGGTAACCTGTTAGATCATATCCATCTTCCTGTTCAATCAGGTAGCAGTGAAGTTTTAAAGCTTATGTCTCGTAAGTATACTCGTGAAAGTTATTTAGAATTAGCCCGTAAAATTAAAGCTGCTATTCCTAATGTTTCTTTAACTACTGATATTATTGTGGGGTTCCCAAATGAAACAGATGAGCAATTTGAAGAGACACTTTCTTTAGTAAAAGAAGTTGGATACGAGAGTGCTTATACATTCATTTATTCACCAAGAGAAGGTACTCCGGCTGCTAAAATGAAAGATAATGTACCTATGGAAGTGAAGAAGGAACGTCTGCAACGTCTAAATGCACTTGTCAATGAGCAGTCCGCAGCAGCAATGAAAAAATACCAGGGCCAAATTGTTGAGGTTTTAGTAGAAGGGGAAAGTAAGAATAACCCAGATGTACTAGCTGGATACACTGAGAAAAACAAACTTGTAAACTTTAGAGCTCCAAAATCGGCAATTGGACAAATAGTTAAAGTGAAAATAATAGAAGCAAAAACATGGTCATTAAATGGAGAAATGATAGAAGAAGAGATGGAGGTGAAGTCTTCATGA
- a CDS encoding YlbF family regulator: MTVYTRKQVIEEAEKLAKMLAKTEQIERFKELEVKINENQKVQDSISKIKSLQKQAVNFQHYGKEEALKVIEKEIDRLQDELDGIPVVQEFKDIQVHINDVLQLITSTISRELTNEIIRDTGGDLLSGETGSKVRNSSISSHH, encoded by the coding sequence ATGACTGTATATACCCGTAAACAAGTTATAGAAGAAGCTGAAAAGTTAGCTAAAATGTTAGCAAAAACAGAGCAAATTGAACGTTTTAAGGAACTCGAAGTCAAAATCAACGAAAATCAAAAGGTTCAAGATAGCATCTCTAAAATTAAGTCCCTTCAAAAACAAGCTGTAAATTTCCAACACTATGGGAAAGAAGAAGCTTTGAAGGTGATTGAAAAAGAAATAGATCGCTTGCAGGACGAACTTGATGGAATTCCTGTTGTACAAGAATTTAAGGATATTCAAGTTCACATTAATGATGTCCTTCAATTGATCACAAGTACAATTTCTCGTGAATTAACGAATGAAATTATTCGTGACACTGGTGGAGATCTTCTTTCTGGTGAAACAGGTTCAAAAGTAAGAAATAGCTCCATTTCATCTCATCACTAA
- the cotE gene encoding outer spore coat protein CotE, whose translation MSLFDQEYREIITKAVCGKGRKFSQETHTLTPLHRPSSILGCWIINHIYKAKKKGNYVEISGTYEANVWYSYNDNTKTEVVTEKIPYVDKVKLSVKDKNTINDELEVVANVIQQPNCLECNISHEGHKIEVEVEREFVVEVIGETKVVVKVNPDGLESDDFDWSSDLSDDEFESIDPDFLAKEHEE comes from the coding sequence ATGTCGCTTTTTGATCAAGAATACCGTGAAATAATTACGAAAGCCGTATGTGGTAAGGGACGAAAATTTAGTCAAGAAACTCATACACTAACACCATTACATCGTCCATCCAGCATTTTAGGTTGCTGGATCATTAATCACATTTACAAAGCTAAAAAGAAAGGAAATTATGTAGAGATCTCTGGTACGTATGAAGCCAACGTATGGTATTCATATAATGATAACACAAAAACTGAGGTAGTTACTGAGAAAATACCATACGTAGACAAAGTCAAGCTTTCAGTTAAAGACAAAAATACGATTAACGATGAACTAGAAGTTGTGGCAAATGTAATTCAACAACCAAATTGCTTAGAATGCAATATTTCTCATGAAGGCCACAAAATCGAAGTAGAAGTTGAGAGAGAATTCGTTGTAGAAGTAATTGGTGAAACGAAAGTTGTTGTAAAAGTTAATCCAGATGGGTTAGAATCCGATGATTTTGACTGGAGTTCAGATTTATCAGATGACGAATTTGAAAGTATCGATCCTGACTTTTTAGCAAAAGAGCATGAAGAATAA